A window of Psychromonas sp. CNPT3 contains these coding sequences:
- the bioD gene encoding dethiobiotin synthase, with the protein MKAYFITGTDTEVGKTLCSRALLLAAAKQNVSTLGYKPIAAGCQVTSYGLRNEDALLLQQASSIKLAYEYINPFALYQPIAPHIAAKLEGKPVHIDDLSKAFKKVKLQAKVIIVEGAGGWRLAVNDHQFLSQWVQQEKLPVILVVAMKLGCLNHAILTYESILADGLNVVGWMANQMHTVKMPYYQQNIDFLKAHIKAPMIAEIPYMRSSNMADLEGHVNFDFLSEAIEA; encoded by the coding sequence ATGAAAGCTTATTTTATCACGGGCACAGATACCGAAGTAGGTAAAACACTGTGTAGTCGTGCGTTACTTTTAGCTGCTGCAAAACAAAACGTAAGTACGTTAGGGTATAAACCGATTGCAGCCGGATGCCAAGTGACCTCTTATGGCTTGCGTAATGAAGATGCATTACTTTTACAGCAAGCGAGTAGTATTAAACTTGCCTATGAATACATTAATCCTTTTGCTTTATATCAGCCTATTGCGCCACATATTGCCGCTAAATTAGAAGGTAAACCCGTTCACATTGACGATTTGTCCAAAGCCTTTAAAAAAGTTAAGCTGCAAGCCAAAGTGATTATTGTTGAGGGTGCTGGTGGATGGCGCTTGGCTGTTAATGATCATCAATTTTTATCTCAATGGGTACAACAAGAAAAATTACCCGTGATCTTAGTCGTGGCGATGAAGTTAGGCTGTTTAAATCATGCAATATTAACCTATGAGAGTATTTTAGCCGATGGTTTAAACGTCGTGGGTTGGATGGCTAATCAAATGCATACCGTGAAGATGCCATATTATCAACAAAATATAGATTTTCTTAAAGCGCATATCAAAGCGCCCATGATTGCTGAAATTCCTTATATGAGAAGCTCTAATATGGCTGATTTAGAGGGCCATGTAAATTTTGATTTCTTAAGCGAAGCCATAGAGGCATAA
- the bioB gene encoding biotin synthase BioB translates to MSNTMSLRHDWKVSEVDSLFSIPFMDLLFEAQTIHRAHFPKNEVQVSTLLSIKTGACPEDCKYCPQSARYSTGLAKESLMEVEKVLQAAKDAKATGSTRFCMGAAWKNPKARDMPYLVQMIQEVKALGLESCMTLGMLNKGQATELAQAGLDYYNHNLDTSPEYYKQIITTRTYQDRLDTLDNVRHAGMKVCSGGIVGLGEQSTDRSALLVQLANMAIHPESVPINKLVKVAGTPLENVEDLDDFIFIKTIAIARIMMPKSHVRLSAGRDDMSEQTQALCFMAGANSIFYGCKLLTTANPDENSDMRLFKKLGINKEKVHFSPFEQEKKIDAAIIRYREKDELFYDATATL, encoded by the coding sequence ATGAGCAATACAATGTCACTGCGCCACGATTGGAAAGTATCGGAAGTAGATAGCCTTTTTTCGATACCCTTTATGGATCTATTATTTGAAGCGCAAACCATACACCGAGCACATTTCCCTAAAAACGAAGTGCAGGTGAGTACCTTATTATCGATCAAAACGGGCGCTTGTCCGGAAGATTGTAAGTATTGCCCTCAAAGCGCACGTTATTCAACGGGACTCGCAAAAGAGTCCTTAATGGAAGTTGAAAAAGTATTACAAGCTGCGAAAGATGCCAAAGCCACTGGCTCTACACGATTTTGTATGGGGGCCGCTTGGAAAAACCCTAAAGCACGGGATATGCCTTATTTAGTGCAGATGATCCAAGAGGTGAAAGCCTTGGGCCTAGAGTCTTGTATGACGTTAGGGATGCTTAATAAAGGCCAAGCAACAGAGCTTGCGCAGGCAGGGCTTGATTATTACAACCATAACTTAGACACCTCTCCTGAGTATTATAAACAGATCATTACCACGCGCACTTATCAAGATAGGTTAGATACGTTAGATAATGTTCGCCATGCAGGTATGAAAGTGTGCAGTGGTGGCATTGTAGGCTTGGGAGAACAAAGCACAGATCGCTCTGCGCTGTTAGTGCAACTCGCCAACATGGCAATACATCCAGAGAGTGTACCCATTAATAAGCTCGTAAAAGTGGCCGGTACGCCCCTAGAAAATGTAGAGGACTTAGATGACTTTATCTTTATTAAAACTATCGCCATCGCACGCATAATGATGCCTAAATCGCATGTGCGTTTATCGGCAGGCCGTGATGATATGTCTGAACAAACACAAGCCTTGTGTTTTATGGCGGGTGCTAACTCTATCTTCTATGGTTGTAAGTTACTGACAACGGCGAACCCAGACGAAAACTCGGATATGCGTTTATTTAAAAAACTGGGCATTAATAAAGAAAAAGTACATTTTTCGCCTTTTGAGCAAGAGAAAAAAATAGATGCTGCTATTATTCGTTACCGCGAAAAAGATGAATTGTTTTATGATGCAACGGCAACACTATAA
- the bioA gene encoding adenosylmethionine--8-amino-7-oxononanoate transaminase, whose amino-acid sequence MSDKTLDLDFDKEHLWHPYTSMHSPLPCYGVLSASGCTLKLEHDRELIDGMSSWWACLFGYNVSELNDAAKNQIDKMAHVMFGGLTHEPAIELGKKLIQITPKELEKVFFCDSGSVSVEVALKMALQYWHAKGSPRSQFLSLRHAYHGDTFGAMSVTDPKGAMHELYHHFLTEQLFAPQPKIAFDDPWDESDLAPIAEMLSKHHANIAAVILEPIVQGAGGMFFYHPEYLKGVRALCDQYNVLLICDEIATGFGRTGKMFACEHAQISPDILCLGKALTGGYLSLAATLCTKHIATTISQGSAGVFMHGPTFMANPLACAIANANIEKLLSAPWLEKVAHISTQLKHYLTPCLTLENVASVRVLGAIGVVQVKQSINVAEVQKHFVEQGVWIRPFGKLIYIMPAYIIDDVSLKKLCDAIFFVVQKLQNSEK is encoded by the coding sequence ATGAGCGATAAAACATTAGATCTCGATTTTGATAAAGAACATCTATGGCATCCCTATACTTCGATGCACAGCCCACTACCTTGCTATGGCGTACTTAGCGCTTCGGGATGCACGCTAAAACTTGAGCATGATCGAGAATTAATTGATGGCATGTCATCATGGTGGGCTTGTCTATTTGGTTATAACGTCAGTGAGCTTAATGACGCAGCAAAAAATCAGATAGATAAAATGGCGCATGTGATGTTTGGCGGGTTAACCCATGAGCCGGCTATCGAATTAGGTAAAAAGCTCATACAAATAACGCCTAAAGAGCTTGAGAAGGTTTTCTTTTGTGATTCAGGCAGTGTCAGCGTTGAAGTCGCGCTTAAAATGGCATTACAATATTGGCATGCTAAAGGAAGCCCGCGCTCGCAGTTTTTGAGTTTGCGCCATGCTTACCATGGCGATACCTTTGGTGCCATGAGCGTCACAGATCCTAAAGGCGCGATGCATGAGCTTTACCATCATTTTTTAACCGAGCAACTGTTTGCGCCTCAACCCAAAATTGCATTTGACGACCCTTGGGATGAAAGCGACCTTGCCCCAATAGCCGAGATGCTAAGTAAACATCATGCGAATATCGCAGCCGTTATTTTAGAGCCTATTGTACAAGGCGCCGGAGGCATGTTCTTCTATCACCCTGAATATTTAAAAGGGGTGCGCGCATTATGCGACCAATATAATGTTTTATTAATCTGTGATGAAATTGCGACCGGCTTTGGACGCACTGGGAAAATGTTTGCCTGTGAGCATGCACAAATAAGTCCTGATATCTTATGTTTAGGTAAAGCATTAACGGGCGGATACTTGAGCCTTGCTGCCACCCTATGTACAAAGCATATCGCCACGACTATCAGCCAAGGTAGCGCCGGGGTCTTTATGCATGGTCCTACGTTTATGGCGAACCCTCTGGCGTGCGCTATTGCCAATGCCAACATTGAAAAATTACTGAGCGCACCTTGGCTTGAAAAAGTGGCGCATATAAGTACACAACTTAAACACTACTTAACACCTTGCCTTACCTTGGAAAACGTCGCATCGGTTCGCGTACTGGGCGCGATTGGCGTCGTGCAAGTAAAGCAATCTATTAACGTTGCAGAAGTGCAAAAACACTTTGTGGAGCAAGGTGTTTGGATCCGTCCTTTTGGTAAGCTTATTTATATTATGCCCGCCTATATTATTGATGACGTGTCATTAAAAAAATTATGCGATGCTATCTTTTTCGTCGTACAAAAATTACAAAATAGTGAAAAATGA
- the purF gene encoding amidophosphoribosyltransferase, which yields MCGIVGIVGSTPVNQSIYDALTVLQHRGQDAAGIVTVAGNNFKQRKANGLVKDVFGSKHMQRLQGNIGIGHVRYPTAGCASAAEAQPFYVNSPWGLCLAHNGNLTNACELRDTLRLSRRHLNTTSDSEILLNVFAAELDQFPGDSLSPEKIFAAVSEVHKKVKGAYAVVSLMIGHGMIAFRDPHGIRPLVLGSRTTEEGDIEYIVASESVGLDTIGFEVLRDVEPGEAIFITEDRQLFSKKCAPNSTLHPCIFEYVYLARPDSKLNGISVYEARLEMGRTLGAKIKREWKDIQIDAVIPIPETSNEIAHQIANELGLPYRQGFVKNRYIGRTFIMPGQTQRRKAVRRKLNAITAEFKDKAVLLVDDSIVRGTTSEQIVEMVREAGAKKVYFASAAPQICHPNVYGIDMPNARELIAYNRTVEQISDCIGSDKLIYQDLEDLKAAVKKQNPNVDGFECSVFDGYYITEDIDQAYFDRLSKLRSEQPKKVNDSKEETCLEIYNEA from the coding sequence ATGTGTGGAATTGTTGGTATTGTCGGCTCTACTCCTGTTAATCAGAGTATTTATGATGCGTTAACGGTATTACAACATCGGGGGCAAGATGCAGCGGGGATCGTGACTGTTGCAGGCAATAACTTTAAACAACGTAAGGCAAATGGTTTAGTCAAAGATGTGTTTGGCTCTAAACATATGCAACGATTACAAGGCAACATTGGCATTGGCCATGTCCGTTATCCTACCGCTGGCTGTGCAAGTGCCGCCGAAGCGCAACCTTTTTATGTTAATTCTCCGTGGGGATTATGTTTAGCACACAATGGTAATTTAACTAATGCGTGTGAATTACGTGATACCTTACGTCTTTCTCGTCGTCACCTTAATACCACCTCCGACTCTGAAATCCTATTAAACGTTTTTGCAGCTGAATTAGATCAATTTCCGGGTGATAGTTTGAGCCCTGAAAAAATCTTTGCTGCGGTAAGCGAAGTGCATAAAAAAGTGAAAGGCGCTTATGCCGTTGTCTCTTTAATGATTGGTCATGGCATGATTGCTTTTCGCGACCCTCATGGCATTCGTCCTCTCGTGTTAGGCTCTCGCACTACCGAAGAGGGGGATATTGAATATATTGTTGCCTCTGAAAGTGTTGGCCTCGATACCATTGGTTTTGAAGTGTTACGCGACGTTGAGCCAGGAGAAGCGATATTTATTACAGAAGATCGTCAATTATTTAGTAAAAAATGTGCGCCAAACAGTACATTGCATCCCTGCATTTTTGAATATGTTTATTTAGCGCGTCCAGACTCAAAATTAAATGGTATTTCTGTCTATGAAGCGCGCCTAGAAATGGGTAGAACGCTTGGCGCGAAAATTAAGCGTGAATGGAAGGATATTCAAATTGATGCCGTTATTCCTATTCCTGAAACATCGAACGAAATAGCGCATCAAATCGCTAATGAGTTAGGTTTACCATATCGCCAAGGTTTTGTGAAAAACCGTTATATTGGTCGTACCTTTATCATGCCAGGCCAAACTCAGCGCCGTAAAGCCGTTCGTCGTAAATTAAATGCAATTACAGCCGAGTTTAAAGATAAAGCCGTATTGTTGGTCGATGATTCAATTGTACGCGGTACAACCTCTGAGCAAATTGTTGAGATGGTACGTGAAGCGGGTGCTAAAAAAGTGTATTTTGCGTCTGCAGCCCCTCAAATTTGTCACCCTAATGTTTACGGTATTGATATGCCAAATGCCCGTGAACTCATTGCGTATAACCGAACGGTTGAACAGATCAGTGATTGCATTGGCTCTGATAAGTTAATTTATCAGGATCTTGAGGATTTAAAAGCGGCGGTTAAAAAACAAAATCCAAACGTTGATGGTTTTGAGTGTTCGGTTTTTGATGGTTACTATATTACGGAAGATATTGACCAAGCGTATTTTGATAGGTTATCTAAGTTGCGCAGTGAGCAACCTAAAAAAGTGAACGACTCTAAAGAAGAGACGTGTCTAGAAATTTATAACGAAGCTTAG
- the asnS gene encoding asparagine--tRNA ligase encodes MSKTAIVDIFNSTLPIGSQVTVKGWIRTRRDSKAGISFLAIYDGSCFDPIQAVVPATLENYSNDVLSLTAGCSVEVTGELVESPGKGQSFEIQATKVVVVGFVQDPDTYPMSAKRHSIEYMREHAHLRPRTNMFGAVTRVRNCLSHAIHNFFYERGFNWISTPIITGSDCEGAGEMFRVSTLDLENLPKTADGKVDYKQDFFGKETFMTVSGQLNAETYACALSNVYTFGPTFRAENSHTTRHLAEFWMVEPEIAFADLNDVAQLAEDMLKYVFKAVLEERADDMAFFAQRVDKEAISRLENMINSDFVRMDYSEAIEILENCGQDFEYPVKWGVDLQSEHERYLAEKHVGAPIILQNYPKDIKAFYMKLNADGKTVAAMDVIAPGIGEIIGGSQREENLEALDKRLAEMGLNKDDYSWYRDLRKYGTVPHAGFGLGFERLVSYVTGVQNIRDVIAFPRAPGSADF; translated from the coding sequence ATGTCAAAAACAGCCATTGTTGATATTTTCAACAGTACATTACCGATCGGTAGTCAAGTTACCGTTAAAGGTTGGATCCGTACTCGTCGTGATTCAAAAGCAGGGATCTCTTTTTTAGCTATCTATGATGGCTCTTGTTTTGATCCTATCCAAGCCGTTGTACCCGCTACACTTGAAAATTATAGTAATGATGTATTGAGCCTAACGGCCGGTTGTAGTGTTGAAGTTACTGGCGAATTAGTGGAAAGCCCAGGTAAAGGCCAAAGCTTTGAGATCCAAGCAACTAAAGTTGTGGTCGTTGGCTTTGTACAAGATCCTGACACTTACCCTATGTCTGCTAAACGTCATAGTATTGAATATATGCGTGAGCATGCACATCTTCGTCCACGTACCAATATGTTTGGCGCGGTAACCCGTGTACGTAACTGTTTATCACACGCAATCCATAACTTCTTTTATGAGCGTGGCTTTAATTGGATCAGTACCCCTATCATTACAGGTAGTGACTGTGAAGGTGCCGGTGAAATGTTTAGAGTAAGCACCCTAGACTTAGAAAACTTGCCAAAAACAGCTGACGGTAAAGTAGATTACAAACAAGATTTCTTTGGTAAAGAAACCTTTATGACAGTATCTGGTCAATTAAATGCAGAAACGTATGCCTGTGCGCTGAGTAATGTATATACGTTTGGTCCTACTTTCAGAGCTGAAAATTCACATACGACACGCCATCTTGCAGAATTTTGGATGGTTGAGCCTGAAATCGCGTTTGCTGATCTTAATGACGTCGCGCAACTTGCTGAAGATATGCTTAAATATGTATTTAAAGCCGTCTTAGAAGAGCGTGCGGATGACATGGCCTTTTTTGCACAACGTGTGGACAAAGAAGCTATCTCTCGATTAGAGAACATGATCAACTCTGACTTTGTGCGTATGGATTACAGCGAAGCGATTGAAATTTTAGAAAATTGTGGTCAAGATTTTGAGTACCCTGTAAAATGGGGCGTTGATTTACAATCAGAGCATGAGCGTTACCTTGCTGAAAAGCACGTGGGAGCGCCAATCATTTTACAAAATTATCCGAAAGACATTAAAGCCTTCTACATGAAATTAAATGCAGACGGTAAAACAGTGGCTGCAATGGATGTTATCGCACCGGGTATTGGTGAGATCATCGGTGGTAGTCAACGTGAAGAGAATTTAGAAGCGCTTGATAAACGCCTTGCTGAAATGGGTCTTAATAAAGATGATTACAGCTGGTACCGCGACTTACGTAAGTATGGCACCGTTCCTCATGCAGGCTTTGGTTTAGGTTTTGAACGTTTAGTCTCTTACGTGACCGGTGTACAAAATATCCGTGATGTAATAGCCTTCCCTCGCGCGCCAGGTAGTGCAGACTTTTAA
- the bioC gene encoding malonyl-ACP O-methyltransferase BioC, with the protein MTINKQAIAASFSKAASNYDHFASLQRCIGKQLLADMTQLEASHILDMGCGTGYFSEKLGAKFKQRYINCLDISANMLLEVKKRSQNKVICVQGDIDALPFKDASFDLIYSNLVVQWSADLSLCLGQVKRCLKTGGKAYLSTLLEGSLGELTQAWKSVDSFAHTNTFMSLARLRKDLKTAGFTQVTLRVETHTLTYENVLHVMRALKGVGANHVHGHQGNTLGVKSLIKKLQKGYQPFKNSQGKYPLTYQVCYIEVAK; encoded by the coding sequence ATGACAATAAATAAACAAGCTATCGCAGCCTCTTTTTCAAAAGCTGCCAGTAACTACGATCACTTTGCATCATTACAGCGCTGCATTGGCAAACAATTATTGGCAGACATGACGCAGCTTGAGGCTTCACATATTTTAGACATGGGCTGTGGTACTGGCTATTTTAGTGAGAAATTAGGTGCAAAATTCAAACAAAGGTATATTAATTGTTTAGATATTAGTGCTAACATGCTCTTGGAAGTAAAAAAAAGGTCACAGAATAAAGTTATCTGTGTGCAAGGCGATATTGATGCCTTACCTTTTAAAGACGCCTCTTTTGATTTAATTTATAGCAATTTAGTGGTGCAGTGGAGCGCTGATTTGTCTTTGTGTTTAGGGCAGGTTAAACGTTGTTTAAAAACGGGAGGAAAAGCGTACCTTTCAACATTATTAGAAGGCTCTTTGGGTGAATTAACACAAGCTTGGAAGTCTGTAGATAGCTTTGCGCACACTAATACCTTTATGAGCTTAGCGCGTTTACGTAAAGACCTAAAAACCGCGGGCTTTACGCAGGTTACATTAAGAGTGGAAACGCATACGTTGACCTATGAAAATGTATTACATGTTATGCGCGCATTGAAAGGGGTCGGTGCAAACCATGTGCATGGCCATCAAGGGAACACCTTAGGCGTAAAGTCGTTAATAAAAAAACTGCAAAAGGGTTATCAACCTTTTAAAAACAGCCAAGGGAAATATCCTTTAACTTATCAAGTGTGTTATATCGAGGTCGCTAAATGA
- the bioF gene encoding 8-amino-7-oxononanoate synthase, giving the protein MAFDFIQSALMQRKQEGLYRQTKISENAQGRYIQIAGQRYLNFSSNDYLGLAGDPLLIKAWQKGAQLFGVGSGGSYLVTGYQQAHADLCAQLKDWLGVPAVALFNSGYSANQAIIKLLLSKNALLVQDKLNHASLMEAGMLSDCKMLRFKHNDMGHLSQILQKNVNKDTLLISEGVFSMDGDRAPISDLYQQAKRRNAWLMIDDAHGLGVLGSQGKGSVVEAGLSNDMPQIYMATFGKALGVGGAFVAGSQELIDYITNFSKPYIYTTGLPPAMAYAVMCAADMVSKDNWRRDKLLHLIETFKRSASLNGIRLAPSSTAIQPLIIGSADKAIRIATQLKQLGFWVTAIRPPTVPMGQSRLRITLTTSHEVKDIQALMQSLSLVLHDNK; this is encoded by the coding sequence ATGGCATTTGATTTTATACAAAGTGCGTTAATGCAACGTAAGCAAGAAGGCCTATATCGGCAAACTAAAATCAGTGAAAATGCCCAAGGGCGATATATACAGATAGCAGGTCAACGTTACCTTAATTTTTCAAGTAATGACTACTTAGGTCTCGCGGGCGATCCCTTATTAATCAAAGCATGGCAAAAAGGCGCGCAACTCTTTGGCGTTGGTAGTGGGGGGTCGTACCTTGTCACCGGCTACCAACAAGCACATGCTGATTTGTGCGCGCAATTAAAGGATTGGCTAGGAGTGCCTGCCGTGGCTTTATTTAATTCAGGCTACTCGGCGAACCAAGCCATTATTAAATTGTTACTTAGTAAAAATGCATTATTAGTACAAGATAAACTTAACCATGCCTCTTTAATGGAGGCGGGTATGCTCAGTGATTGTAAAATGTTGCGTTTTAAACACAATGATATGGGCCATTTAAGCCAAATCTTGCAAAAAAATGTAAATAAAGACACCTTACTTATCAGTGAAGGTGTGTTTAGCATGGATGGTGATAGAGCGCCTATTAGTGATTTGTATCAACAGGCGAAGAGACGTAATGCTTGGCTTATGATAGATGACGCGCATGGCTTAGGTGTCTTAGGATCCCAAGGTAAAGGCAGTGTCGTAGAAGCCGGCCTTAGCAATGATATGCCACAGATTTATATGGCAACCTTTGGTAAAGCGCTGGGTGTGGGTGGCGCGTTTGTAGCAGGCTCTCAAGAGCTCATTGATTACATTACAAATTTCAGTAAACCTTATATCTATACAACCGGACTTCCTCCGGCGATGGCTTATGCCGTTATGTGTGCAGCTGACATGGTGTCCAAGGATAATTGGCGACGCGATAAGTTATTACATCTCATCGAAACATTTAAGCGTAGCGCATCTTTAAATGGCATTAGACTGGCGCCATCGTCTACCGCCATTCAACCTTTGATAATAGGTAGCGCAGACAAAGCTATACGCATCGCAACGCAGCTTAAACAGCTCGGTTTTTGGGTAACCGCTATTCGCCCTCCAACGGTGCCAATGGGCCAATCGAGATTACGCATTACATTAACTACAAGCCATGAAGTCAAAGATATTCAGGCATTGATGCAGTCCCTTTCTTTGGTATTACATGACAATAAATAA
- the thiB gene encoding thiamine ABC transporter substrate binding subunit has protein sequence MQKNIILLALSALFIQPTWAENAPLEKLTVYTYNSFTSDWGPGPKIEKAFEESCNCDLDFVSLDDGISVLNRLRLEGNNSRADIILGLDDSLMADAEKTGLLAKHNMDLTNIKTANKWTDLTFVPYDQGYFAFVYNKDKLKNPPKSLKELVERKDDLKIIYQDPRTSTPGLGLLLWMKSVYGDSVSRAWKQLDKKTVTVTKGWTESYSMFLKGEADMVLSYTTSPAYHIIVEGKNQYVAADFSEGHYMQTEVAAIVKSSQHKKLAEKFMHFMLSDEFQGEIATGNWMYPVTDVALPEQFRQLTVPSKALSIKSEDVSTHRRAWTREWLNALTD, from the coding sequence GTGCAAAAAAATATTATATTATTAGCGTTATCCGCATTGTTTATACAACCTACATGGGCAGAAAATGCTCCATTAGAAAAACTAACCGTTTACACGTATAACTCTTTTACTTCTGACTGGGGTCCTGGTCCTAAAATAGAGAAAGCCTTTGAAGAAAGTTGCAATTGTGATCTCGATTTTGTCAGCTTAGATGATGGTATCTCTGTTTTAAATCGTTTACGTTTAGAAGGTAATAATAGTCGCGCAGATATTATTTTAGGTCTAGATGATAGTTTAATGGCAGATGCTGAAAAAACCGGTTTATTAGCGAAGCATAATATGGACTTAACGAATATTAAAACAGCTAATAAGTGGACTGATCTTACGTTTGTTCCGTATGATCAAGGATATTTCGCCTTTGTTTATAATAAAGATAAGCTAAAAAATCCCCCTAAAAGTTTAAAAGAGCTGGTGGAGCGTAAGGATGATTTAAAAATTATCTATCAAGATCCACGTACTTCAACTCCCGGCTTAGGATTGTTGTTATGGATGAAGTCTGTTTATGGTGATTCAGTAAGCCGTGCATGGAAACAATTAGACAAAAAAACGGTTACGGTGACTAAAGGTTGGACAGAGAGTTACAGTATGTTTTTAAAAGGCGAAGCCGATATGGTGTTGTCTTATACAACATCGCCTGCTTACCATATTATCGTTGAAGGTAAAAACCAATATGTTGCCGCTGACTTTAGCGAAGGACATTATATGCAAACGGAAGTGGCTGCGATTGTTAAAAGTAGTCAGCATAAAAAATTGGCTGAAAAATTTATGCACTTTATGCTCAGTGATGAGTTTCAAGGTGAGATTGCAACGGGCAATTGGATGTACCCAGTAACAGACGTTGCTTTACCTGAACAATTTAGACAATTAACCGTGCCTAGCAAAGCATTATCCATTAAGAGTGAAGACGTTTCTACGCATCGCCGTGCTTGGACGCGTGAGTGGTTAAATGCGTTAACTGATTAA